The proteins below come from a single Vallitalea longa genomic window:
- a CDS encoding ATP-binding cassette domain-containing protein: MAIINCRNLTKKYTNKLALDDVSFSIDENRIIGLIGRNGAGKSTLLKTCAGYIRPTSGDITLWDEPIFNNMNVLSRLIFINEDMRFHHSLKLKDIIKLSKIYYANWDNELATKLFNYFNLDIKLKYAKLSTGMKSQFNFIMGICSRMSLTLFDEPTLGLDAAVRKEFYNILLKDFMDNPRTIIISSHMLHELENLLEEIIIIKNGKFLMQEPIDVIQNYSVSLNGARKVIIPFIESHKTLFENELGDSITAGIENNLTKKDIYYLNENNVEINKISSEDTCVYLTSNTKEGEIYDIIS, from the coding sequence ATGGCAATAATTAATTGTAGAAATTTAACTAAAAAATACACTAATAAGCTAGCACTAGATGATGTATCTTTTTCAATAGATGAAAATAGGATTATAGGATTAATAGGTAGAAATGGTGCTGGTAAATCCACATTATTGAAAACATGTGCTGGTTATATAAGACCCACAAGTGGTGATATCACTCTATGGGATGAACCTATTTTCAATAACATGAATGTACTTTCACGTCTAATCTTCATTAATGAAGATATGAGATTCCATCATTCATTGAAGCTAAAGGATATAATAAAATTATCAAAAATCTACTATGCAAACTGGGATAACGAACTAGCTACAAAACTATTTAATTACTTTAATCTTGATATAAAACTAAAATATGCAAAGCTTTCTACAGGTATGAAATCTCAATTTAATTTTATTATGGGAATCTGTAGTCGTATGTCCTTAACCCTATTCGATGAGCCTACTTTAGGTCTTGACGCTGCTGTTAGAAAAGAATTTTATAATATATTGTTAAAAGATTTTATGGACAATCCAAGAACTATTATAATTTCAAGTCATATGTTACATGAACTGGAAAATTTATTAGAAGAAATAATAATAATCAAGAACGGAAAATTTTTAATGCAAGAACCTATTGATGTTATTCAAAATTATAGTGTAAGTTTAAATGGTGCAAGAAAAGTTATTATACCTTTTATAGAATCTCATAAAACTTTATTTGAAAATGAATTAGGTGATAGTATTACAGCAGGTATAGAAAACAACTTAACCAAAAAAGATATATATTATCTAAATGAAAACAATGTTGAAATCAATAAGATTAGTTCAGAAGATACTTGTGTATACTTAACAAGTAATACGAAGGAAGGTGAGATTTATGACATCATCAGTTAA